Sequence from the Saccopteryx bilineata isolate mSacBil1 chromosome 6, mSacBil1_pri_phased_curated, whole genome shotgun sequence genome:
TAAATGGCTCTCTGGAACATTTTGTAATTGCAGCGCTGCCCAGGTGTGCTCGTGAAGATGGGAGGTGCCGTGAGTGCTGGCGAGGACAATGATGAGCTGATAGACAATTTGAAGGAAGCACAGTACATCCGGACCGAACTGGTGGAGCAGGCTTTCCGAGCTATTGACCGCGCAGATTATTACCtggaagaatttaaagaaaatgcttATAAAGACTTGGCATGGAAGCATGGAAACATCCACCTGTCGGCTCCGTGCATCTACTCGGAGGTGATGGAGGCCCTGGACCTGCAGCCGGGGCTCTCGTTCCTGAACCTGGGCAGTGGCACCGGCTACCTCAGCTCCATGGTGGGGCTCATTCTAGGTAATCTGGagagtttgcaggagaaaaggggCTGCTGATAGTGTCCAGTGAAAGGACACTTGGCCTTCCTGGTAGTTATTTGGTGTCATTTACCAGTAGCTACCGGGTTGGGTGGTGAAGGGAAGGCCTTAGGGCACTCCTCCTGTTCCTTGTCCCCTCCCATCTGTACCTCCAGCAGGTGTTCAGCACACCTTCCTCCTGTACAGCAGAGCACCTAGACAGTTGTGCACATGTGGACTTTACCTGATTTCTCAACTCGTACAATCCCTCAGCCTGCCTGTCACTGTCTCTAAACTGAgaagaattaattttaatgtcCCCTGGAAATTAAAGTTCTCTCTAACAGTTTTTATTTGCCTTGTGATTTGCATACTGAAAGAATTAGTACCTGTAAGTTTATTTTCAGGCAAATTCCAGGATGAGAGGAGTTTCACAAATTATGTTATTTGAAGCCATTTAACAACAGTACCAGATAACTGAGGATTAATTTAATTTCTACCGCATATAAAATGTGATAATGGGGGAAAGGCATGTTAACAGCTTCCATGGCTGAAAGCTTTTACGGAAAAGAAAGTGTATGTCATCAGAAACAGCACCAGGTCCTGGGCATCCCGGCCGAGCACCAGCTGCCTTGCTGGGTAAAAAGGGCAAACCTGCCCTCTTCTGGGATGGACggggacccctgtattacagtgagtttgaaaaagaaagatgtaagttgttttgaaagaattCACATTAGGAAagatgggggaggaaggaggtgaaGCAGGCTGGTTCTGGGGCAGGAGTTGTCATCTGTAGGATTGGTGTGGGCAGCGGGCTGGCAAGTTCATGTGTGAATAGGATACAGGGAGTCTGGTCCCAGTCTCGTCCTCTAGGTGAGAGCTGAGACAGCCACCCAGAAGTTGGTGAGAGCTCTCGGCACAAGTTTGGGATGGTGAGAAGTCTTGCTGGCTTCTGCCTTGGGCTCTTGTGAACTGTCTAAGCTGTCATTTCCTCCTACCCTGCAGCCTGCTGCATTTGTTTTGAACATTGCTGGGTAGGTGCTGGGAGTCTGGTACCTTTTGATGTTGGAGCTGACAGGATTTGCTAAATGTGGAGATTGCCCACAAAGTTTTTGCCTGAAGTGTTTAAACGTTATCAGATCATTTTATAAGACTGACTGTGGGAGAGATCAGGCGACTGGACTTTGCACATCAGTGTTCTTTCTCGTCATTGCCAGAGTTGCTGTAGAGAATCTTAGCAGTAACAGttgatttttgagtttctttataAGTTCATATACTTTGCAATTTTGTGAAATTTTGGGACTGTAGTTGCTTTTGAGGAGTCAGAATTGATCTGGATTTTGGACCGTGCTGGGGTCAGCACCCTTACACCCGCATTCAAGGGTCAGCTCATCCTGGGAACTTTGTTAGATGCCGGAAGGAGCGACCTGAGGCAGGAAAGCTGTGCTTTCAGCTGTAATGGACCCGACGTCGTGTTTGGTTGCAGTTGAAGGGTAACTgcagagtttgctttcctggggaGACTTCTCAGATCTGCGGGAAGGCCACATGTGTGGATCATTATCTCTGTCCAGATCCTGTGTGTCCCTGGGCCTCCATCTTCAGTTCATTCAGCCTGACCACTGTATCTCGCAAATCTCTCCAGAGGtgaaaaccttgttggttttctGGTGCCTAGAATTGAAGTCTCAAGTCCTTCATCTGACACAGAGGTCCAGctgccttcctgcctgacccTGAACTTGATCCCCTTCCACCACACTCGGTGCTCATTCTGTGGGCTCCTGTCTTTGTGGAGGGCTCTCCTTTCCTGTGGTTCTTGGTGACCTCGCAGAGGTGGTGACTTAGGGTGTGGGGGAGCTGCTCTGCTTGGGGTCCTCCTGGGTCTGGCTTCAGTGCTGTGTCCTCGGACCCATATGTCTTCCCTCCCATTAGTCAtcttattgggggggggggcgaggataggtgtttttaccctttttttgtGTTGATCTACTCAAGAATAGGAactgcctcacctgtggtggctcagtggataaagcatcaagctggaatgctgaggtcgccagttcaaaaccctgggcttacctggtcagggcacatatgggagttgatgcttctagctcctcctcctacccttctctccacctctctccccctctctcccccacctttctaagatgaataaataaagttaaaaaaaaaaaaaaaagaaaagaataggaaCTATGTTCTATATGTATAATTGGGATTAACTACTTAGGTGCTTTTGATAAAAGGTGAGGGGCTAACGAAAATATGGAGGCAGGATTCCTGGGTCTCTGGTGTCCTGTGTCAGAGAGCAGTGGGGTTTGAAGTCAGTGACTTGTCAGAGTGTCTCAGTGTTGGAATAATTCAGATTTGAGGTAAACAGTGGAAATTTGATTTCTTGGGCAAGGTGCATTCTGATGAGAGGATAATGTCAGTTGTCCCAGGGGAGGACAGGGAAGCTCTGGCCCGCTGTGGGGGCCGCTATGCGAGGAAGGGATAGAAAGACCAGGTGACAAAATGCAGAGATGTGGGTGTATAGATGGTTGCTGATTTCCCAGCATTTATGTCGGAATGTAGGTGTGAGCGTTACACTGTGACTTTAGTAGGTAGATCTGCTACATTaagtcctgtgtgccctgttgaTTTCCAGAGATTTACATATAAGCAAAAGTAAGTGAGCAGGTGTGAAGTGTGGAGCTTGGAGAATCTGAACCTGTGCATCCGCTTCCTGCGAACACACCCAGAACAAGATGCAGAGTAGTCAGTGCCCTGAGGCCCCACACTCTCCAGAGAGCACAGTGCTCCCCTCTCAGCACAGATGTCATTGCCTGTTCTTGACCTTAGTGTCAACGGACTCCCACACACGGATTCACCTTAGCCATTTGTGTCAATAGTTCTCACCCAGATTTCACCAAGAGGAAGGTTTACACACTGGGAGCATTAGTAACAGAGCACATGATGTCTCTCATAGCAAATTTCCTTGAatataaagaaatgtttcatTATGACTTggaactataattttatttcaatgatgATTTAAACCTCTTTTGTGAGGATTGTTGAAATGCCTGCGTATGAGTGTTTGGCAGAACCTTCTGTGGAAAACAATCCTGTGTCAAGCTGTATTTGCAAATatatgtttcttcttcaattcatTAGTGAGACCTTGAACTCCTGGTTCAAGGAGTTCTTTAcgtttttaaataattctttagaAACTGGAGAGCTGTGAGGCTCAGGGTTAAGAAACCGGCGAAGTGAGTAACTCACAGAACTGAATGTTTTTGATGTGAGCAGAGGCTGCCCTGCATATATAAGATTAGCTCTGTGATCTGGGCCAGTTTCGTGGTCAGACCAGAAATTCTGTGAGTGCCTGTGAGTGCTCATGCAGAGTGAGGTCCATCGTCCGCACAGGACCAGTCAAGAGCTGTTGTGAAAGGTTTCCTGTTCCGAACCCTCGCAGGTCCCTTTGGGGTGAACCATGGAGTGGAGCTTCACCCCGACGTGATCGAGTATGCGAAGCAGAGACTCGACTTCTTCATCAGGACCAGTGACAGCTTTGACAGGTGAGTTGAGCTGGGTCCTCAGCAGGGCTGTGGGCTGGCATGTGAGCCTTGTGAGATGGGAAGAAGTCTGTCTGTGTGTTCATGTGCCGGCAGACACGGCGGTTGTGTGGCAGGAGATAGGGGTGCGCGGATATGTTTTTAAGGGCTGTAGGTTTGTTAACAGAGACCTGAGTAAAGGTAATTTTTTACCCATATAATAAAGGAGGGAAATAGGATGTTCATTTTGCTCAGTTTTCATGTTTCTGATACACATATTTTATCCCCTAATTCGTTGTAAAACAGTTGTTGCATTTGTCATTAAACAGTGTTTGTAACCAGCTCTTGCCATTTTTAAACAAGGCGTGAAATTTCTTATTTCAGGGAtacaattttttagaaaaatcaaatatGCTTTATTTACTCTCATTTCACTTTTGAAATAGATCTTGAAGAAAACAGTGACTTGTAAAGCAGAGCAGAGGTAATGATGGTAGGAGACTGGATGATTTAAGCTTGGATCAAGCGTACGGAGTTCACTCCATGGTGGTGGTTTGGAATTTCTGGGGTTCTAATATTAGTGGTGTAATCATTTTGAATTTGGCTTCCAGTTCTTGGCTCTCTAGGTTGTATCACATTGCTGTAGGACCCTAAAGTGAAGGTCTGTACCCTGGGGGTAGTGTGGATTTACTATAGAGACACACATCTGACTTTCAGGTTTGACTTCTGTGAGCCTTCCTTTGTTCCTGGTAACTGCCTGGAGATCTCTCCCGACTGTTCTCAGTATGACCGAGTGTACTGCGGGGCTGGTGTGCAGAAGGAGCATGAAGACTACATGAAGAGTCTTCTCAAGGTGGGGGGCATCCTCGTCATGCCGCTGGAAGAGAAGGTCAGACCCCCTTCCTGACTGACATCTTTGCACACGTAGCCATTTGCCAGGGTCTGTTCCAGGAAGTGGACATGTATGTTTCCTTGTAACAACTCCCTGTATTTCACAAATGAGGCAGAAGGCAAGGACAGGTTCTGGTTGTGATGGGCATCATAGAGCCTCACCACACCCATCCCTCACAGCTGTGCTGTGGTGCATGTTGTATCGTTAGGACGATTGTGTGTCAGAATTACTTGAGTAATTCCCTTCTAAGTGTCTTACATCATGACAGTGAGTATTTTACAGGAATCCTTGCTTGGTAGGAATCTTGCCAGAGACTGCTCTTTGGTCATGCATGTTTCTGTGTGTTTTCAGTGTCATTGGGAAGGATATCTCACCATTATAAAGAATTAGGggggaaaaatgataaaaattagaagagcattcctttttttttttttttttttttttttttgcaattttttgttatttttactcttttattgattgttaggagagagagaaagggtgggagggaaagagagagagagagagggagggaggcattagtttgttgttccacttacttatgcattcactggctgtcTTCCCTGAGTGGGGATGAAACCCACCACCTTGGCcaattgggatgatgctccaactgagctgaccagccagggtgtaatttttatttatttatttttatttatttattttaaaactttttttaaaattattttattttattttatttattcatttttagagaggagagagagagggagagagacagagacagagagagacagagagagagaaggggggaggagctggaagcatcaactcccatatgtgccttgaccaggcaagcccagggttttgaaccggcgacctcagcatttctaggtcgatgctttattcactgcgccaccacaggtcaggccagggtgtaatttttaagtgtttgcatttaatttattttgtttgaaaagTGATCATTCATTGTAGGAAATGAGTGAACTTCAGAAACAACCACTCATAGTCCCCACTCTGAGGGCTGAGTGTGGTCCTCGTGCGTGTCTCTAGTTTGATATCCCTTGTAAAAAAAGCAACTGTTCCTGTTTTAGAACTCACACTGGTTTCCCTAGAAGAGCGTGGGAATAGAATTTCAAGTCACAACGCTCccatatttatagtatttttaaccTGCCAGCAGTCACATAGTTTGAGTATTCTCTCGCTCTGTCTTTGGGACAGCTGACGAAGATCACGCGCACGGGCCCTTCTGCGTGGGAGACCAAGAAGATCCTGGCCGTGTCCTTCGCTCCTCTGGTCCAGCCACGCCGGTCGGAGTCGGGGAAGTCCAGACTCGTCCAGCTACGTGAGTACCGAGTCCCACTCATTGTTCAGATGTTTGTCATCTCCTCAGTAGGAACCTTTAATAGTAAAGAGCAATTTTTCACTGCCATAACCTTAAAATTTTCCAAGTCATTTccaggcatttaaaaaattacaatctgctgcctgaccaggcggtggtgcagtggatagaacatcagactgggatgtggaggagccaggtttgaaaccccgaggtcactggcttgagcgcaggctcatctggtgtgagtaGAGCTCACCAtattgagcccaagatctctggcttgagcaaggagtcactcactctgctcaagccccctggtcaaggcacatatgagaaagcagtcaatgaacaactaaggtgccacgacgaagaattgatgcttatctctctcccttcctgtctgtccctctctctgtttctctgtctgtcacaaaaaacaaacaaacaaacaaacaaacaaaaacacaccctgcctgacctgtggtggcgcagtggataaaacattgacctggaaccctgaggttgctgatttgaaaccctgggcctgcccggtcaaggcacatatgggatgtgatgcttcctgcttctccccacttctctctctctctctctctctctctctctctctctttctctctcaaaatgaataaataaaacctaaaataataataaaataaagtacagtCCATTTCCAGCATATTGTGGGTTGTTAGGTTATTGCGGTCTTGTAGCTGTACAGAGAGCTGCTGCTGGTGACGCTGTGGGGAGAAGAGCCCATGGAAGGGAAGTAAACCTGCCTCTGGAGAGAGCGTGTCCCCGGCACCCCTGGCCCTGGCGCTCCTGCAGGTCCATGGTCTCTCTGCTCAGTGAGGGCTGCAGGTTTGTGGTAGAGCCGGCCTTGGCCAGGCCTGTGCCTGTCACGTTGTTGGGGTGGATACCCAGCAGAGAGCTAAGCATTCTggcaaatgttttataatttcaacaAAAACGTACATTTCAAGGCGAATtggaaatgattttatttaagaTAAAACCATTTAGTATGGACTCTGCTTTCTGATCatttagaaaatttggaaaatgaaaaaaaagtaggaaGAATTAAATTACCTTTAATTTCAGTGCCCAAGGAACATATATGGTGATGAATTCTTTCCAGAAGTATTGTTTCGTTTATGAGGCATCATTTATCAAGCAGTGATGCTCTTCTTGGTCTGTACTCTGTGCAAGACACAGGAAGCCAGCATGGCTGTGGGGACATGAGAACAAGCAGCAGGAGACTTTGCTGGGGCACTGAGAGGGGTCAGGCGTGCCAAGGGTGTGATGTCTGTGCTTAGTCCTCAAGGGTGAAAAGGAATTCCCTAAGcagagcagaggaggaggaagagatgagAGCTGGTGACTTATGACTTGCTTACAAGTCCCCAGATGCTCAGAGGAGGCATGTGGGGGACGCTGCATGGGATGCAGGTCAGACTGGAGTTGATCGTGCGGCTGAGGGGAGGTGCCAGGTATTTCACATAAGAGATGTGGCGTGTGTGCATTCAGGAGTACCCCGGGGCCCGGTGGAGGGTCACGTGTTGAATGCATGCTCCCTTAAAGATCCCATCAGAATAActtagcagcctgacctgtggtggcgcagtggataaagcgtctacctggaaatgctgaggttgccggttcgaaaccctgggcttgcctggtcaaggcacatatgggagttgatgcttccagctcctccccccttctctctctgtctctctgtctctcctctctaaagtgaataaataaaaattttttaaaaaaattaagaaaaaaaaaaagaataacttagcAAATGTGGCCTGCAGTCGGGAAGGCACCACCTTATAGAGCCTTAGCAGAGAGCTAGGAGGTGAGGGGACAATCGTGGTGTCTAGGAGGCTTTTAGGGGTCTAGCTAAAGACAAGTCTTTTGATGTGAGGGCTTCATCACACCGGACAAGTGTCACGACAGCCTGGCAGGCACCCTGAGATGTGGTTTTTGAGGCCAGGACTTCAGTGTGAATTCTGAGTGTAAATGATCGTGTGACAGTGAAGTGAGCGGTCCAGTTGTTTGTAGCTTTCTCTTCCTAGACTAGTAAAGTCACACGGAGGAAGACAGTGCATCATGAGGTCAGGTGGGTGTAGATGGGGTCAGCTGTCAGAACATGTGGGTGAGGGACAGTGCAGGTGGGAACCCATTGGGAGGCAGTGGGGATTGTCCAGGCTAGAGACAAAGATCGCGAGTAAGACACCAGTCTCTGCAGGAGAGGACTCGGGGCAGGCACAGGGATCCGCTCCAAGGAGGGATGAAGGAGACATGAGTGAGGCTCTGGACCCTGGTCCAGACTGGGTTAGAGCCCTGGGAGCAGCTGGCTGTGTTCTGTTCATTGAAGCTCTGAATAGAGGTCAAAGCACGGAACAAGCATacagagaggagaggataaaCATCAGAATCTCAGGAAACACcaggagggcagggcagaggagAAGCTACAGGAGACTCAGGCTGGGACGCAAGCTGGGTCAGCCCCCCAGGCTGCCTGTGGGGGAAGTGGGTGCTGGCGGTGTGAGGTCTGAGGGCCTATGAAGGACTCATTTCAGCTGAGCACCAGGGAGTGGCAGGGTGAGCCCTGGAGGCTTTCTTGGAGGAGGAGGACAGTGGAGCAGAGATGGGTTGGAGCTGACAAGAGGGGGAGGTGCTGAGGACTTGAGGCCAAGGGAGCTTCCAGGGCTCCCCCAGACTAGTGTACACATGCAGTTAGTTCTGTGGGGCCCCTTCGGTTTGGGCAATAAATGTTATAGGCTGTGGAAACCCCCAACCCCATACTGTAGTTGTGAGTTTTTTGAGTATTTCGGTGCTGGAGGGGAAATGTGAGGCTGGTTTTGAGTTTCACATATGGAAACACTCTGCCCCAGCTCCTTCCCTGCTGGGGAAAGCCTTTGGGCCACGCGTGCAGGGTCTGCAGTAAACAGTTCTAGCCGCCAGGTTTTAATGTTCTGTGGCGTGCTTTGGAgcttttttcctccaaaatgtTGTAGATTTGCTCTTTTCTACTTGAACAACAAAGTAACTATTCTACCTGGAAGGTGCTGTGAGAACGGTAGACAGGAGGGTGTTGGGCGATGCTGGAAACAGAATGTGAGTGACGCAGGGACCACAGTGCCCCAGCGGGCCGTCGGCACGCCCTCTGGAAGGAGCTCTCTGTGCCATGTTTGCCAACTCGTGGTTGTCAGGTTAGGCCTGCTCTGCTGTCGTCAGGCTCTGACCCGTGTCCTTTGCCGCAGCCCCCCTGGCGGTCCGCAGCCTGCAGGACCTGGCACGCATTGCCATCCGTGGCACCATCAAGAAGGTCGTCCACCAGGAGGCGGCAAGCAGGAACGGGAATGGACTGAAGACCACGCCCAAGTTCAAGCGAAGGAGAGTTCGCCGTCGTCGAATGGAAACTATCGTCTTTTTGGACAAAGAGGTCTTTGCCAGTCGGATTTCCAACGCATCGGAGGACAACAGCTGTGAGGGTTTGGAAGAGGAGccgcaggaggaagaggagcaggtcCCCGTGGAGACGAAGCCTGAGCCCCCGGTGAACTTCCTGCGGGAGAAGGTGCTGAGCCTGCCCCTGCCAGACCCCCTGAAGTACTACCTGCTCTACTATAGGGACAAGTGAGGCCGTGGGCACGCAGGTGCCAGAGAGCGGGGCGCCATCTGCATGTTTTTTCTTCCAGTTTCATCCTGATTACATTCTAGAATTTTCATTAAATGGTAGGATTTCTTTAAATATAGTCTGACAAACGTAAGTACTGGGGAGAATGTGTTCTTGAAAGGGACAGAGTCTCTGAGAGGGAGGTGCTGGCCTCCAGTTCTCCCAACGCCCGAGAGGCTGGTTGTGGGCCCTCCTCACACAGGATGTGTGTCTTCAGTGACAGTGACACTAAGTCAACGCTGGCCTGTGCTGCGTATGAGACGTGAAGAAAGCACAAGCCTGTACCTGTGTAACAGTCTGGGTGTGACACACCTGTGTCCTGCTTTGAAGTTGACATTATCAGCCTCTTAGTTCCTGGCCACGTGTCTCACTAACCCTTCTAGCTTTCCAGATGGGGGAGTATTATTGGAAAGCTCTCCCTTCTAAGTAAGAGAAGTAACTCTCATGGGAGTTGTTAGTTCTGTGAAAGTATCAAACTGCCAGGTGGGTTTTAGGATGTCCGAAAGAATTCCAAGAAATGTTTCCCTGACAGCTTCTGTTACCTTTAAAAGAACCACGTCTGGTAGTTCCTAAGAGAACACCCCCAGAGTGAAAGGAACCGCAAGCTCTCCCTGTGCTGGGGTGACTGtagcggggtggggtgggggggtctgaAAGGGATGCTGGTGTCAGCAGGCTGTCGACTGCGGTGGGTACAGGACTCGACTACAGACAGCCTGTGCTTCTCTGTTAATCATTCGGCTATTTTTCTGTAACCACATTTGAGTACTGATTTATAGACTTTATCTTTTATAACTctggagaaaaagatttgttagttttgtaatttttcataAGAGCAAATACATGTATTTGTCTAGCTCCATCGCATTAGGGCAGCGTCGTTCATGACGACTCCTGACAGATCGCAGGCCCGGGGTGTTCAGAGCTCTCCGTCTGATCAGGTCACGTGcaggtccagagggaaagggttcCGCCAGTCTAGTGGCAGACTGCTTTGAAGTTACATTGCTTATTCCAGCATATCGGTCATTTCCACATGTTTTCTTACCCAAAGGAAAGAGTACTATTCAATGTTAAACCCAAACATAGAGTGCTGGCGTAGAATTAATCATCCAGAATTTACGATTAATTTTATCCCCTAGTCTCGTGGGTGTTGCTGAGGTCCAGTGTCTCTGTGGTTTCAACAACTTAACTGAgttctatctttttttgtttttgtttttttgatatttgTGGATTTTTCAATAACCGAGCCCTTTTTATCACAGGATACCGTATGCATGCGTAGCTGGGAAAACATGTATATTGTCCTAGATTTGTAAATTTAAGCTATTGTAAAGAAGGGTGCTTCATATTGGTGTTCACATGTTTTTTAACTCAGAGTCAAGCATCATTCTTTCAGACAGAAAAGCATGATTCACGCTTACTTGCTAACACTTCATAGTTTGACATTATTCttgttgatagatataaaggCCTTTGCAATACATGGACGTTTTTGGACATAATCTTAGATAAATGACATCTGTTAAACCTATTATATTATGCAGGTTGACCAAATTTTCTCCTGTGATTGTACATGATTTTCACTTCTTTTCAACTATGTTTGCCTTGTAAAAAGGCAATGCAGAAGACGTGTTTCTCCTTACACATGTTAAACTGTTCCTAACATTTGTACTTACATATtgttagttgttatttttaaaccagaagttggttaaaaactataaaaatataatatatatatgaatagttTGGTGTATATCTTATAAACATAAAGGGGAATTGTGAATGGTTTTCTCGTGCATAGCACCCTCGTCCCCAGAGTTGAGTGTGATACACTACCTTGTTATCAGACAGGTGAGTCTGTGTTGTCCACGAGCTCCGATTTGTGAACCACATTCTTGATAATTGTTGACTTTTATGTTTTGAGTAGTCTGTATTTTTATATGTGACTTTTGTCTTGAAAGTAGTAAAGCCATATAGATGCACAAAACAAATATCAAACCTATAAATACCAAGTATGTAAAACAACTGTGTACATAAAATACTTTCGCAGGTCTGGAACTCTCAGAGGATTAATGTAAGAAATTTGAAACAGACTTACAGGAGCTGATATACATGAATAAATACAAGGTATCAATAAAGGTGGTTAAGACATTTTAGCTTTCTTAGCATTACTCCTGTTTCCTGTGTGGGGGAGAAATTCTtgactcctttatttatttatttattttgtttttcaaaaaagcttaaagaataaacttttctttcttagaatGCGTTTCCTTTCACATTTTGTCACATTGCTTAATTCGGATGTGTACTGTGTCTGTGGTTAGTGTTCTGGCACAATTTTTCCGTATTGTGAACATGTTGAAAGATAACTCGGTAGTGGCAACACATCTGACTGGCAGCACATGGTGAGGATTTGGGTTAAGGATTTAGGGTTGGTTTGTGGTCAGGGGCCAGGGCTGGAGTTTAGGATTAGAATTTTGAGTCAAGTCATGTCTTCAAGTCTTTGAGGTGGTATTGCAACATTTCATTTGAAATTCCAATTTTTCTTATGCATCATTGCTGATTGGTGGACTCTATCTGACAGCTATAACAAAACACCATTGTGGTATATTTGGGTGGTTTCTAAACATAAGAAATTtatctcttacagttctggaggctgaaattctgaggtcaggggaccagaatggggggggggtgtgtgtctcCAATGGCTTATGTCTGAATGTATCCTCAAGTAGAGGAAGAAGGGGCTGAGCCTGTGGTGAGGACTCTACCTTGTTGACCTGACCACCTCCCAGAGGCCCCTCTTCTTGACACCATCACACTGGACGTTACAGTCTCAACTTGTGGTTTTGGGGGGGAACACAGAAAGTGAAGCGATCTGGGTACAGTTCAGCTGGGTCTTTCTGGCTCAGTCTCCCCTGAGGTGGGTCTAAGTCATGCTTTTGGCCTGGCTGTGCTTGCACTGAGGCTTGACTGCAGGAGTGTCTGTCTGCTTGCTGCTAGGACTGACCAAAGATGTTATACTGGGCCCTACTTAGTGGCAGCTTCTTGTTCCATAGGCTTAAGGAAgagtttgaagaaataaaatttgtgtgGAAAATACAGATGTGGTTACTGCAGTCGTGAGGAGTGGATGGGATGCAGGGTGAAGGCCTCACACCCTGTGTCTGGCCCCAGATTTTGTCCTGGATCCCTGGGGAAGAGGA
This genomic interval carries:
- the PCMTD2 gene encoding protein-L-isoaspartate O-methyltransferase domain-containing protein 2; the encoded protein is MGGAVSAGEDNDELIDNLKEAQYIRTELVEQAFRAIDRADYYLEEFKENAYKDLAWKHGNIHLSAPCIYSEVMEALDLQPGLSFLNLGSGTGYLSSMVGLILGPFGVNHGVELHPDVIEYAKQRLDFFIRTSDSFDRFDFCEPSFVPGNCLEISPDCSQYDRVYCGAGVQKEHEDYMKSLLKVGGILVMPLEEKLTKITRTGPSAWETKKILAVSFAPLVQPRRSESGKSRLVQLPPLAVRSLQDLARIAIRGTIKKVVHQEAASRNGNGLKTTPKFKRRRVRRRRMETIVFLDKEVFASRISNASEDNSCEGLEEEPQEEEEQVPVETKPEPPVNFLREKVLSLPLPDPLKYYLLYYRDK